One Desulfovibrio fairfieldensis genomic window carries:
- a CDS encoding N-acetyltransferase, which yields MENDYLTRKAHLDDVKAMHGLLLACAQKGLLLPRALIYLYGHIRNFFVVEALDGEIVACCALAPVWEDLGEICSLVVRDDLRRQGLGRRMVAACIGECRELHLKKIFALTYQEAFFTRLGFRVVEKSVLPQKIWADCVHCAKYPDCDETAVFLDVPGALETVSACPAAAGER from the coding sequence ATGGAAAACGACTACCTGACCCGCAAGGCCCATCTGGACGATGTGAAGGCCATGCACGGCCTGTTGCTGGCCTGCGCCCAAAAGGGCCTGCTGTTGCCGCGCGCGCTGATTTATCTGTACGGGCACATCCGCAATTTTTTTGTGGTGGAGGCCCTGGACGGCGAAATCGTGGCCTGTTGCGCCCTGGCACCGGTTTGGGAGGATCTGGGAGAGATCTGTTCCCTGGTGGTGCGTGACGATCTGCGCCGTCAGGGCCTGGGGCGGCGGATGGTCGCGGCCTGCATTGGTGAGTGCCGCGAACTGCATCTGAAAAAGATTTTCGCTCTGACCTATCAGGAAGCGTTTTTTACCCGTTTAGGTTTCAGAGTGGTGGAAAAAAGCGTGCTGCCGCAAAAGATCTGGGCTGATTGCGTACATTGCGCCAAATACCCGGATTGTGATGAAACGGCGGTCTTTCTGGACGTGCCCGGCGCATTGGAAACTGTGTCCGCGTGCCCGGCGGCCGCCGGGGAAAGATAG
- the hpt gene encoding hypoxanthine phosphoribosyltransferase: MAETLRVKELKSVFTPEQIAVRVRELGVEIDGLYGQEPLVAICVLKGGVIFFSDLVRALHNQNLELDFVRLSSYGKSSASSKHVIFNKDVEVDIRGKHVLIVEDVVDSGHSMRFLLDQFAARQARSLRLAALVDKRERRQADVKVDFAGFVLNKGFIVGYGLDYAERYRTLPGVCEIIPE; the protein is encoded by the coding sequence ATGGCTGAGACGCTGCGGGTCAAGGAACTTAAATCCGTGTTCACCCCGGAACAGATTGCCGTGCGCGTGCGTGAGCTGGGCGTGGAAATCGACGGCCTGTACGGACAGGAACCCTTGGTGGCCATATGCGTGCTCAAGGGGGGCGTTATCTTTTTCAGTGATTTGGTACGTGCTTTGCATAACCAGAACCTGGAACTGGATTTTGTCCGTCTGTCCAGTTACGGCAAGAGCTCGGCCAGTTCCAAGCATGTGATCTTCAACAAGGATGTGGAAGTGGACATCCGCGGCAAGCACGTGCTGATTGTGGAAGACGTGGTGGACAGCGGCCACAGCATGCGTTTTCTGCTGGACCAGTTTGCCGCCCGCCAGGCGCGCAGCCTGCGTCTGGCCGCTCTGGTGGACAAGCGTGAGCGCCGTCAGGCCGACGTGAAGGTGGATTTTGCCGGTTTCGTATTGAATAAGGGTTTTATTGTCGGCTACGGCCTGGATTACGCCGAACGTTATCGGACGCTGCCCGGCGTCTGTGAGATCATTCCTGAATAG
- a CDS encoding zinc-ribbon and DUF3426 domain-containing protein, with product MEVKCPHCTSRFNLPDNLAKPGVKLRCSVCKTVFPFAPEPEAVLPGEDELPDMQERPSGGRRKFWVALALILLCLGGGAYWYFGARHPDTPPTEQELAKKVELLTMRNVRQYYVDNEKVKGRVFVIEGRVVNEFPQPKELITVEAAIYDKNKKPLATKTQLAGTQLSLFQLQVLSEKEMESFLNNKVEILANNTNVRHGGEVPFMVLFYTPPEDVAEFGVKIVDVKDVPEAEK from the coding sequence ATGGAAGTAAAGTGTCCGCATTGTACCAGCCGTTTCAATCTGCCTGACAACCTGGCCAAGCCGGGCGTCAAGCTGCGCTGTTCGGTCTGCAAGACCGTATTTCCCTTTGCGCCCGAGCCCGAAGCGGTCTTGCCCGGCGAGGACGAACTGCCGGATATGCAGGAACGGCCGTCCGGCGGCCGCCGCAAGTTCTGGGTGGCCCTGGCGCTCATTCTGCTTTGTCTGGGAGGCGGCGCGTACTGGTATTTCGGCGCGCGGCATCCTGATACGCCGCCCACGGAACAGGAACTGGCCAAAAAGGTCGAGTTGCTGACTATGCGCAATGTGCGCCAGTATTATGTGGATAATGAAAAGGTGAAGGGCAGGGTTTTTGTGATTGAGGGCCGGGTGGTCAATGAGTTTCCGCAACCCAAGGAACTGATCACCGTGGAGGCCGCCATTTACGACAAAAACAAAAAGCCCCTGGCTACCAAGACGCAGCTTGCGGGTACCCAGCTTTCACTTTTTCAGTTGCAGGTGCTCAGTGAGAAGGAGATGGAATCCTTCCTGAACAACAAGGTGGAGATTCTTGCCAACAACACCAATGTGCGGCACGGCGGCGAAGTGCCCTTTATGGTGCTGTTCTATACGCCGCCCGAGGATGTGGCCGAGTTCGGCGTGAAGATCGTGGACGTGAAGGATGTGCCTGAAGCGGAAAAATAA
- a CDS encoding MFS transporter gives MSHDKKNLRRVVLSSLVGAVIEWYDFFLYGVVAGLVFNKLFFPEFSEGMGTILAFATFAVGFVARPLGGIIFGHFGDKIGRKKMLILTLEIMGVATVLIGLIPSYETIGIWAPILLVVCRLAQGIGLGGEWGGAVLMAFESAPAHKRAFYGSLPQIGLSLGLMLASGVVGLLSLLLSDAAFISWGWRLAFILSAVLVFVGAYIRTSVQETKDFSEAKKDVEQIRYPMLEAFRRYPKTLGACVGARFVEGIAFNVFGVFSLTYLTQSCGVDRTVALMAVVAASAVMGCFIPFWGLLADRVGKGRIFGFAALLLGLTAYPVFWVFHNYSANLVLTFLALIVPFGIIYAAAYASMASLFSEAFDATVRYSSISFVYQFSGIFASGLTPMIATILVQANDSQPWYLCGYLAVAGVISAVSTVCIGRLRASGTEPRPGVESGTKSTAATLPQQAV, from the coding sequence ATGAGCCACGATAAAAAAAATCTGCGGCGCGTCGTCCTTTCCTCGCTGGTGGGCGCGGTCATCGAATGGTATGATTTCTTTTTATACGGCGTGGTGGCCGGGCTGGTCTTCAACAAACTTTTCTTCCCCGAATTTTCCGAGGGCATGGGCACCATTCTGGCTTTTGCCACCTTTGCCGTAGGCTTTGTGGCCCGTCCTCTGGGCGGCATTATTTTCGGGCATTTCGGCGACAAGATCGGCCGTAAAAAAATGCTCATCCTGACCCTGGAGATCATGGGCGTGGCGACAGTGCTCATCGGCCTGATCCCCTCCTACGAAACCATTGGCATCTGGGCGCCCATTCTGCTGGTTGTCTGCCGTCTGGCACAGGGCATCGGCCTAGGCGGCGAATGGGGCGGCGCGGTGCTCATGGCTTTTGAGTCGGCCCCGGCCCACAAACGCGCCTTTTACGGCAGCCTGCCCCAGATCGGCCTTTCCCTGGGCCTGATGCTGGCTTCCGGCGTGGTAGGTCTGCTCTCCCTGTTGCTGTCCGACGCGGCCTTCATCAGCTGGGGCTGGCGACTGGCCTTCATCTTGAGCGCCGTCCTGGTTTTCGTGGGAGCGTACATCCGTACCTCGGTACAGGAAACCAAAGATTTCTCCGAGGCCAAGAAAGATGTGGAACAGATCCGCTATCCCATGCTGGAAGCCTTCAGGCGTTACCCCAAGACACTCGGTGCCTGCGTGGGCGCGCGCTTTGTGGAAGGCATCGCCTTCAATGTCTTCGGCGTCTTCTCACTCACCTATCTCACCCAGAGCTGCGGTGTGGACCGCACTGTGGCCCTGATGGCCGTGGTGGCGGCCTCGGCCGTCATGGGTTGCTTCATTCCCTTCTGGGGCCTGCTGGCCGACCGCGTGGGCAAGGGCCGCATTTTCGGCTTCGCCGCCCTGCTGCTGGGTCTGACGGCCTATCCCGTATTCTGGGTCTTCCACAATTATTCCGCCAATCTTGTGCTGACCTTCCTGGCCCTGATCGTCCCCTTCGGCATCATTTACGCCGCGGCCTACGCCAGTATGGCCAGCCTTTTCTCCGAGGCTTTCGACGCCACGGTGCGTTATTCCAGCATTTCCTTTGTCTACCAGTTCTCCGGCATTTTCGCCTCGGGCCTCACGCCCATGATCGCCACCATTCTGGTGCAGGCCAATGACTCCCAACCCTGGTATCTCTGTGGCTATCTCGCCGTGGCCGGTGTCATCAGCGCGGTCTCCACGGTCTGCATCGGCAGGTTGCGGGCCAGCGGCACGGAACCCCGCCCTGGCGTGGAGAGTGGAACAAAGTCCACGGCGGCGACGTTGCCGCAACAGGCCGTCTGA
- a CDS encoding amidohydrolase family protein, which translates to MKVIDFRFRPNTPEIINGIKNSAMFKAACKAIGFDARTAQPLPDIVADLDRLGVELGVITGRDCETTYGFPANNKSVLEFCRAYPQKFAGFWGIDPHKKMAAVREIEHAVNEYGMRGMAVDPYLAHIPASEARFYPLYAKCCELDVPVFITMAPPPQVPGAVLEYADPRDVDKVASDFPELTLIMSHGGYPFVNEAIYTCLRNANVYMDISEYERSPQAGLYVRAMNDLIGEKVLFASAHPFVELADALDAYAAFELKTDVRENIMYANAKRVLRLA; encoded by the coding sequence ATGAAAGTCATTGATTTCCGTTTCCGGCCCAATACGCCTGAAATTATCAACGGCATCAAAAACAGCGCCATGTTCAAGGCGGCCTGCAAAGCCATAGGCTTTGACGCCCGCACGGCCCAGCCCCTGCCCGACATTGTGGCGGACCTCGACCGCCTCGGCGTGGAGCTGGGCGTGATTACGGGCCGTGACTGTGAAACCACCTACGGATTTCCGGCCAACAACAAGAGCGTGCTGGAGTTTTGCCGGGCATATCCGCAAAAATTCGCGGGCTTCTGGGGCATTGATCCGCATAAAAAAATGGCTGCCGTGCGCGAAATTGAACATGCGGTCAACGAATACGGTATGCGGGGTATGGCCGTTGACCCATATCTGGCCCACATCCCGGCTTCCGAGGCGCGCTTTTATCCCCTGTACGCCAAATGCTGCGAACTGGACGTGCCGGTCTTCATCACCATGGCCCCGCCGCCGCAGGTGCCGGGCGCCGTTCTGGAATATGCCGACCCGCGGGATGTGGACAAGGTGGCCAGCGATTTCCCCGAACTGACCCTGATCATGAGCCACGGCGGCTATCCCTTCGTCAATGAGGCCATTTACACCTGCCTGCGCAACGCCAACGTCTATATGGACATTTCGGAATACGAGCGTTCCCCCCAGGCTGGTCTCTACGTGCGGGCCATGAACGATCTCATCGGCGAAAAGGTTCTGTTCGCCAGCGCTCATCCCTTCGTGGAACTGGCCGACGCCCTGGACGCCTATGCGGCCTTTGAACTGAAAACGGATGTCCGCGAGAACATCATGTACGCAAACGCCAAGCGTGTGTTGCGCCTAGCCTGA
- the hpsG gene encoding (2S)-3-sulfopropanediol dehydratase, which produces MSMTTCECRSPQEQRLYDRIEGKEDKFRKTHARVFKLLERFDGQKPRIDIERALYFTQSMKETEGQPLVLRWAKALMHIAENISVCVQEDQLLLGRAGCDGRYGILYPELDGDFLDIAVRELPTRRTSPATITPEDAKRVIEEIAPYWKGKTYHEDLNAALPPEVHKLTYDDPEGLISRFIVNETSSFRSSIQWVHDYAKILKRGFNGIKKEAQEKLAALDPMSAKDDREKRPFLEAVVIVCDAIVLWAKRHAVLARELAEKERNPTRKAELLRMADNAERVPGEPARDFWEACQSQWFTQMFSRIEQKTGTTISNGRMDQYLYPYYKQDRAAGTITDKQAMELLECMWVGMAEFIDMYISPTGGAFNEGYAHWEAVTVGGQTPDGRDASNELTYLILKSKREFPLHYPDLAARIHSRAPERYLWDVAETIKDGSGFPKLINDEEVVPLYVSKGATFEEALDYAVSGCTEARMPNRDTYTSGGAYINFAAAVEMALRNGRMKKYGDRVLGVETGDPRSFKTWEEFWNAYVQQHMLFLKTAFTQQYIINKLRARHFAQPMGSAMHDLCMKHCMDLHQEQIPEGINLGYFEYMGLGTVVDSLAAVKKLVFEEKKLSMDKLLEALDANFEGYDDVRALLRSAPCYGNNDEYADAIGRDIDRISVEYAGKYGMRDLGMHNDVRYVPFTSHVPFGKVVSATPNGRTDGFPLSDGTSASHGADVNGPTAVLLSNYNTKNMGMRDRAARMLNIKFTPKCLEGEQGTEKLVSFIRTFCDLKLWHVQFNVLNRETLLAAQKDPQKYRNLIVRIAGYSAYFVDLSPDLQNDLIARTEHDAM; this is translated from the coding sequence ATGAGCATGACCACCTGCGAATGCCGGTCCCCCCAGGAACAGCGTCTCTATGATCGGATCGAGGGCAAAGAGGACAAATTCCGCAAAACGCACGCCCGCGTTTTCAAACTGCTGGAACGCTTCGACGGGCAGAAGCCGCGTATCGATATTGAACGCGCCCTGTACTTCACCCAATCCATGAAGGAAACCGAAGGCCAGCCCCTGGTGCTGCGTTGGGCCAAGGCGCTCATGCACATCGCCGAAAATATTTCGGTCTGTGTGCAGGAAGATCAGCTTCTGCTGGGCCGTGCCGGTTGCGACGGCCGCTACGGCATTCTCTATCCCGAACTGGACGGCGACTTTCTGGACATCGCCGTGCGCGAGCTGCCCACCCGCCGGACTTCCCCGGCCACTATCACGCCCGAGGACGCCAAGCGCGTCATTGAGGAAATTGCGCCGTACTGGAAGGGCAAGACCTATCATGAGGACCTTAATGCCGCCCTGCCGCCCGAAGTGCACAAGCTGACCTACGACGATCCCGAAGGCCTGATTTCCCGTTTTATCGTCAATGAGACCTCGTCCTTCCGTTCTTCCATCCAGTGGGTGCACGACTATGCCAAAATCCTGAAGCGCGGCTTCAACGGCATCAAGAAGGAAGCCCAAGAGAAGCTGGCCGCCCTGGATCCCATGAGCGCCAAGGACGACCGCGAAAAGCGCCCCTTCCTGGAGGCCGTGGTCATCGTTTGCGACGCCATAGTGCTCTGGGCCAAACGTCATGCCGTACTGGCCCGCGAACTGGCCGAAAAGGAGCGGAATCCCACGCGCAAGGCCGAGCTGCTGCGCATGGCCGACAATGCCGAGCGCGTGCCCGGCGAGCCGGCCCGCGACTTCTGGGAGGCCTGCCAGAGCCAGTGGTTCACCCAGATGTTCTCCCGCATTGAGCAGAAAACCGGCACCACCATTTCCAACGGCCGCATGGACCAGTATCTCTACCCGTATTACAAGCAGGATCGCGCGGCCGGTACAATCACCGACAAGCAGGCCATGGAGCTGCTGGAATGCATGTGGGTGGGCATGGCCGAGTTTATCGACATGTACATTTCCCCCACCGGCGGAGCCTTCAATGAAGGGTATGCCCACTGGGAAGCCGTGACTGTGGGCGGCCAGACCCCGGACGGCCGCGACGCCAGCAACGAGCTGACCTATCTGATCCTCAAGTCCAAGCGAGAATTTCCGCTGCACTATCCGGATCTGGCCGCGCGCATCCATTCCCGCGCGCCGGAGCGCTACCTCTGGGATGTGGCCGAAACCATCAAGGACGGCTCCGGCTTCCCCAAGCTGATCAACGACGAGGAAGTGGTGCCCCTGTATGTCTCCAAGGGCGCGACCTTCGAGGAGGCCTTGGACTACGCCGTGTCCGGCTGCACCGAGGCCCGCATGCCCAACCGCGATACCTATACCTCCGGCGGCGCGTACATCAATTTCGCCGCGGCTGTGGAGATGGCGCTGCGCAACGGCCGGATGAAGAAATACGGCGACCGGGTGCTGGGCGTGGAAACCGGCGACCCGCGTTCATTCAAGACCTGGGAGGAATTCTGGAACGCCTATGTGCAACAGCACATGCTCTTTCTGAAGACGGCCTTTACCCAGCAGTATATCATCAACAAGCTGCGCGCCCGGCATTTTGCCCAGCCCATGGGCTCGGCCATGCATGATTTGTGCATGAAGCACTGCATGGACCTGCATCAGGAGCAGATCCCCGAGGGCATCAATCTGGGATACTTTGAATACATGGGCCTGGGCACCGTTGTGGATTCCCTGGCGGCAGTCAAAAAGCTGGTCTTTGAGGAAAAGAAACTGAGCATGGACAAGCTCCTCGAAGCACTCGACGCCAATTTTGAGGGCTATGACGACGTGCGCGCCCTGCTGCGCTCCGCCCCCTGCTACGGCAACAATGACGAATACGCCGACGCCATCGGCCGCGACATCGACAGGATCTCCGTGGAATACGCGGGAAAATACGGCATGCGGGATCTGGGCATGCACAACGACGTGCGTTATGTGCCCTTCACCTCCCACGTGCCCTTCGGCAAGGTGGTTTCCGCCACGCCCAACGGCCGCACCGACGGTTTTCCTCTTTCCGACGGAACCTCGGCCTCGCACGGCGCTGATGTCAACGGTCCCACGGCCGTGCTGCTTTCCAACTACAACACCAAGAATATGGGCATGCGCGACCGCGCGGCCCGCATGCTGAACATCAAGTTCACGCCCAAGTGCTTGGAAGGCGAGCAGGGCACGGAAAAACTGGTTTCTTTCATCCGCACCTTCTGCGACCTCAAGCTCTGGCATGTGCAGTTCAACGTGCTCAACCGCGAGACGCTTCTGGCCGCCCAGAAGGACCCGCAGAAGTACCGTAACCTTATTGTGCGTATCGCCGGTTACAGCGCGTATTTTGTGGATCTTTCCCCGGATCTGCAGAATGACCTCATCGCCCGGACGGAACACGACGCCATGTAA
- the hpsH gene encoding (2S)-3-sulfopropanediol dehydratase activating enzyme yields the protein MCLEDDEQRDLEQQGFVFNIQKYSVHDGPGIRTIVFLKGCALSCRWCSNPESQHTRPELAYNAGRCLELDKCGHCLTACERGAVSRGGDGKPRIDRSLCADCATSGAMPCAEACPAQGLLVYGKKRNVDDVLSSVEQDTAFYSRSGGGMTLSGGEPLLQADFALALLRQARVRRLKTAVETCGMVPAATVRAAAPYLNFALFDIKQMDSAVHEAQTGLPNARILENFRILAEEFPNLPILARTPIIPGFNDSEEAVAAIAAFLKPYARVTYEMLPYHRLGTQKYHFLGRRPPMGDVTLGKNVMPRLQRAALDILGARVQIPR from the coding sequence ATGTGTCTGGAAGACGACGAACAACGGGATCTCGAACAGCAAGGCTTTGTTTTCAATATCCAGAAATATTCGGTGCATGACGGGCCGGGCATCAGAACCATTGTATTTCTTAAGGGCTGCGCGTTGTCCTGTCGCTGGTGCAGCAATCCCGAGTCACAGCATACGCGCCCCGAGCTGGCCTACAATGCCGGGCGCTGTCTGGAGCTGGACAAGTGCGGCCACTGCCTCACGGCCTGCGAACGCGGTGCCGTCAGCCGGGGCGGGGACGGCAAGCCCCGTATCGACCGCTCGCTCTGCGCGGATTGCGCCACGTCCGGGGCCATGCCCTGCGCGGAAGCCTGTCCGGCCCAGGGCCTGCTGGTCTACGGCAAAAAGCGCAACGTGGATGATGTGCTGTCTTCGGTGGAGCAGGACACGGCCTTTTACTCCCGCTCCGGCGGCGGCATGACCCTGTCCGGCGGCGAACCGCTGTTGCAGGCGGATTTTGCCCTGGCCCTGTTGCGTCAGGCGCGTGTCCGGCGGCTCAAGACAGCCGTGGAAACCTGCGGCATGGTGCCCGCGGCCACGGTCCGGGCTGCGGCCCCCTACCTGAACTTTGCCCTGTTCGACATCAAGCAGATGGACAGTGCCGTGCACGAGGCTCAGACCGGCCTGCCCAATGCGCGCATTCTGGAGAACTTCCGCATCCTGGCCGAGGAATTCCCGAATCTGCCCATTCTGGCGCGCACCCCGATTATTCCCGGTTTCAACGACAGCGAAGAGGCCGTTGCCGCCATTGCCGCCTTTCTGAAACCCTATGCGCGGGTCACCTACGAAATGCTGCCGTACCACCGCTTGGGCACCCAGAAATATCATTTCCTGGGCCGCCGTCCGCCCATGGGCGACGTGACGCTGGGCAAGAATGTCATGCCCCGGCTACAGCG